The following coding sequences are from one Primulina eburnea isolate SZY01 chromosome 15, ASM2296580v1, whole genome shotgun sequence window:
- the LOC140815060 gene encoding protein IQ-DOMAIN 11, whose amino-acid sequence MAKKKSWFSLFKRLFISETHSRFEKKEKRKKWMLKLLKTKQLAPLSAPRQRSPCEADAEQCEFAATVPAEIRSLTTDTSYAHRQGNQDQESAEFNIHVNSPELRYQHHDRAIQDFAATRIQAAFRGYLGRKALRALRGVVKLQALIRGWAVRRQAMNTLRCLQSIVNIQTEVCSKRSERSKDSSHCQEYKLQEFGEKDIKIDSNSQKRWDDSTLTKKESKAIFLSKREAAIKRERIKEYYMNHRRSAESEREKVYGRQRYWLEQWVDAQLAKRDDLGNLDRMLPVNARNKDELAGRQFNLRYSQKQHQAGMPDSPVYAPKRSFHHRKQHSIGEDISCADSPVTPAYMASTESAKAKARSLSSPRLRPINSDVCSEINSPHKHYLSPISSINSELTSSVWFRNPVSLSQRSPRLKGLQGPIKSTISIKDSRLDSGESLPKWDSRCTHGYMPI is encoded by the exons ATGGCAAAGAAGAAGAGCTGGTTCAGTTTGTTTAAGAGGCTGTTCATTTCAGAGACACATTCAAGATTTGAAAAG AAGGAGAAGAGAAAGAAATGGATGCTCAAGTTGCTGAAGACGAAACAACTAGCCCCATTATCTGCACCAAGACAAAGGTCACCGTGTGAAGCAGATGCAGAACAGTGTGAATTTGCTGCAACGGTGCCTGCTGAAATCAGGAGCCTCACTACGGACACTAGTTATGCGCACCGACAGGGGAATCAAGATCAAGAATCTGCAGAATTTAATATCCATGTCAACAGTCCAGAATTACGTTATCAACACCACGACAGGGCAATTCAAGATTTTGCTGCCACCCGAATTCAAGCTGCTTTTCGAGGCTATCTC GGAAGGAAAGCATTACGAGCACTCAGAGGAGTAGTTAAGCTTCAAGCTCTTATTCGAGGGTGGGCTGTTCGACGGCAAGCCATGAACACCCTCAGGTGTCTGCAGTCCATTGTAAATATCCAGACAGAAGTCTGCTCAAAGAGAAGCGAAAGAAGTAAGGATAGTTCACACTGTCAAGAATACAAGTTACAGGAATTTGGTGAAAAGGACATCAAG ATAGATTCAAACAGCCAAAAAAGATGGGACGACAGTACATTGACAAAGAAAGAGTCCAAGGCCATCTTTTTGAGCAAGAGAGAAGCTGCTATCAAGAGAGAAAGGATAAAAGAATACTACATGAATCATCGG AGGTCTGCAGAATCAGAACGCGAGAAGGTATATGGAAGACAAAGATATTGGTTAGAGCAATGGGTGGATGCCCAGCTGGCGAAACGAGATGACCTTGGAAACTTGGATAGAATGTTGCCTGTAAATGCAAGAAACAAAGATGAACTTGCTGGCAGGCAATTCAATTTAAGATATTCACAGAAACAACATCAAGCAGGAATGCCGGATTCTCCGGTTTACGCCCCAAAAAGATCATTTCATCACAGGAAGCAACATTCCATTGGAGAGGATATATCCTGCGCAGATTCTCCAGTAACACCTGCATACATGGCCTCCACTGAGTCAGCCAAAGCAAAAGCTAGATCACTGAGCTCACCAAGACTAAGACCAATCAATTCAGATGTCTGCTCCGAGATTAACTCTCCTCATAAGCATTACCTGTCTCCTATATCATCCATCAACAGCGAGCTAACAAGCAGCGTTTGGTTCAGGAATCCGGTTAGTTTATCTCAAAGATCCCCACGCCTAAAGGGTCTgcaaggtcccataaaatcaaccATAAGCATAAAGGACTCGCGCCTGGATTCGGGGGAATCTTTACCGAAATGGGATTCGCGTTGCACTCACGGTTATATGCCAATTTGA
- the LOC140814214 gene encoding ubiquitin carboxyl-terminal hydrolase 24-like has protein sequence MGDPSKVLLFGSFTEDETKSLLNKASFVAKNNGERNEIKANSSTGIPELTFGSFSSTSSMKVGSPNGPVCSHPTEEQKGNEQLVVKPSGNYFPNVKDNGRTADSDHACDDRNQATSSGTKFPALLGLDNERKSSKKSSSQLQEFDGVNFSDSINNSSVKAHNELAPQKADDHLLVARDLLPRGLINSGNLCFLNSTLQALLSCSPFILLLQGLRNRNFPKAGYPTLNAFAEFIAEFEFPGGTTIKKKDTNVLETGRAFSPIMFEAVLKNFSPDVPSSISGRLRQEDAQEFLSFSLHQMHDELLKFEGQPQLDGRKPSLISISEDDEWETVGPKNTSAVTRTQNFNPSELSKIFGGQLRSVVKAKGNKASATVQPFLLLHLDISHESIQTIEDALHSFSASETLEEYRASSTGKAGLVAARKSVKIQSLPKIMILHLMRFSYDSRGSTKLHKPVYFPLDLVLSRDLLVSAASEGRNYELVSSITHHGREASRGHYTADVRHPNNQWLRCDDASVTAITTSKVLHDLAYVLFYKQL, from the exons ATGGGTGATCCCTCGAAG GTGTTACTTTTTGGGTCGTTCACGGAGGACGAAACCAAATCTTTGCTAAATAAGGCGTCTTTTGTGGCTAAAAATAATGGTGAAAGGAATGAAATTAAAGCCAATTCCTCAACGGGGATACCTGAATTGACATTTGGTAGTTTTAGCAGTACATCTAGCATGAAAGTTGGTTCTCCAAATGGACCAGTCTGTTCACATCCCACTGAAGAGCAAAAGGGAAATGAACAATTGGTTGTTAAACCATCCGGTAATTACTTTCCAAATGTGAAAGATAATGGAAGAACTGCAGACTCTGATCATGCCTGTGATGACAGAAATCAAGCAACAAGTAGTGGAACAAAATTTCCTGCATTACTTGGTTTGGATAATGAAAGAAAATCATCTAAAAAATCTAGCTCACAATTGCAAGAGTTTGATGGTGTAAACTTCAGTGATTCCATCAATAACTCATCAGTTAAAGCACATAATGAATTGGCCCCTCAGAAGGCTGATGACCACCTTTTAGTTGCTCGAGATTTACTACCTCGAGGTTTAATTAACTCTGGGAATTTATGTTTCcttaattcaacactccaagcTCTCTTGTCCTGTTCTCCATTTATTCTTCTGCTACAAGGATTAAGGAATCGGAATTTTCCAAAG GCTGGCTATCCAACATTAAATGCATTTGCAGAGTTCATTGCGGAATTTGAATTTCCAGGAGGAACCACCATAAAGAAGAAAGATACTAATGTACTTGAAACTGGAAGGGCTTTTAGTCCTATCATGTTTGAAGCTGTGTTGAAAAATTTTAGCCCTGATGTTCCCTCTAGCATTTCAGGGAGGCTTAG ACAAGAAGACGCACAAGAATTTTTAAGTTTCAGTTTGCATCAAATGCATGATGAATTGCTAAAGTTTGAGGGGCAACCCCAATTAGATGGGCGGAAACCTTCTTTGATTtctatatctgaagatgatgaATGGGAGACAGTTGGCCCTAAGAATACGTCTGCAGTGACAAGAACCCAAAATTTTAACCCCTCGGAACTGAGTAAAATATTTGGCGGACAATTGCGAAGTGTTGTGAAGGCAAAAG GCAACAAAGCCTCTGCTACTGTTCAGCCATTTCTTCTGCTCCATCTAGATATTTCTcatgaatcaattcaaacaatCGAAGATGCTCTTCATTCTTTTTCAGCCTCAGAAACTCTCGAGGAATACCGAGCATCATCCACTGGAAAA GCTGGACTAGTAGCGGCCAGAAAATCTGTAAAAATACAGTCGCTTCCAAAGATAATGATTCTACACTTGATGCGTTTCAGCTATGATAGCCGTGGTAGTACCAAATTACACAAACCAGTGTACTTCCCTCTTGACCTGGTGCTGAGTCGTGATTTGCTTGTTTCTGCTGCTTCAGAG GGCCGAAATTACGAGCTTGTTTCCTCCATCACACATCATGGGAGGGAAGCATCCAGAGGCCACTATACCGCTGACGTGCGTCACCCCAACAACCAGTGGTTGCGTTGTGACGACGCATCTGTTACTGCCATTACTACGAGCAAAGTGTTGCATGATCTAGCATATGTTCTCTTCTACAAACAACTGTag